From a single Aspergillus puulaauensis MK2 DNA, chromosome 2, nearly complete sequence genomic region:
- a CDS encoding uncharacterized protein (COG:S;~EggNog:ENOG410PZGG), which yields MPAASLPDAGLMFLYLCLVNSDMTKINYEAVGAAAGLKVPAARMRYSRLKKQIESGLVDGKLNLGAGAGEQEDDDEDMAEPATPSPSKKRKVAPKAGSARKKVKAKEKDSQLDNAEENLEDGGAGFVKDEEMSDA from the exons ATGCCTGCCGCTTCCCTTCCCGATGCAGGACTCATGTTCCTCTATCTTTGCTTGGTGAACTCCGACATGACCAAG ATAAACTACGAAGCTGTTGGCGCCGCAGCAGGCCTCAAGGTTCCTGCTGCCCGCATGCGCTACAGTCGTctgaagaagcagattgAGAGCGGTCTGGTTGATGGTAAACTCAACttgggtgctggtgctggtgagcaggaggatgacgatgaagataTGGCTGAGCCTGCCACCCCGTCTccgtcgaagaagaggaaggtggCGCCGAAGGCAGGAtcagcgaggaagaaggtgaaggcaAAGGAGAAGGATTCTCAGCTTGACAATGCTGAGGAGAAtttggaagatggtggaGCGGGGTTTGTGAAAGATGAGGAAATGAGTGATGCTTAA
- a CDS encoding GrpB family protein (COG:S;~EggNog:ENOG410PWSS;~InterPro:IPR043519,IPR007344;~PFAM:PF04229), with the protein MKVAIQPYDPDWPLKFREIQAQLFDILHKVDIISIEHVGSTSIPSLMAKPVLDIDIIIPISSLEAARSALKGAKYYDCGEMNVPGRFAFRQPGYGKLDAAHGRGRNGELRYNTYLMIQGCVALRNHLDAKRVLLENQDLREEYASVKNKLKETEFENIGQYASGKTDILCKILRTAGWSEEDLDPVIKANS; encoded by the coding sequence ATGAAGGTCGCAATCCAGCCTTATGACCCCGACTGGCCCTTGAAATTCCGAGAGATACAAGCCCAGCTTTTTGATATCCTCCATAAGGTGGACATTATATCTATCGAGCACGTAGGAAGCACCTCCATTCCTTCGCTCATGGCCAAACCTGTTCTGGATATCGATATTATAATCCCTATTTCTTCCCTTGAGGCTGCACGTAGTGCTCTCAAAGGCGCAAAATATTATGATTGTGGCGAAATGAATGTCCCAGGTCGGTTTGCGTTCCGACAGCCGGGATATGGGAAGCTCGATGCGGCTCATGGGAGAGGCAGAAACGGGGAGCTACGATATAACACCTACCTTATGATTCAAGGATGTGTAGCCTTGAGGAACCATCTCGACGCGAAGCGAGTATTGTTGGAAAATCAAGACCTACGCGAAGAATACGCGAGTGTCAAGAACAAGCTGAAAGAGACTGAGTTTGAAAATATCGGCCAATATGCCTCTGGAAAGACAGATATTCTCTGCAAGATCTTGAGAACAGCCGGGTGGAGCGAGGAAGATCTAGATCCAGTGATTAAAGCCAATAGCTAA
- the MTR3 gene encoding 3' exoribonuclease family protein (COG:J;~EggNog:ENOG410PIBF;~InterPro:IPR020568,IPR001247;~PFAM:PF01138) produces the protein MTDRRRINGPSGGTRPPVFASSIESTTTTAERPQRQRQPNELRKIFLKTGLIPSASGSSYLEFEPSASLSAARTSPKSLIPPSSSLKLACTVHGPKPLPRSATFSPNLVLTTHVKYAPFAARKRKGHIRDASERDLGVHLETALRGVIVAERWPKSGLDITITILEAEDDRWWADAPDSHDAAWGMMNVLAGCITAASAAISDARIDCLDLVAGGVAAVVADEHADGSTSAPKLMLDTDPAEHRSILSACVVAYMPARDEITELWLKGDNSKAAVGTVDRSLSHETLIDGAVDAARGAHSVLAEAVRESAMRFAGLSNGDST, from the exons ATGACTGACAGACGAAGAATCAATGGGCCGTCTGGCGGCACTCGGCCTCCAGTCTTCGCCTCTTCCATCGAGTCCACTACCACTACGGCAGAGCGACCACAACGACAAAGGCAGCCGAATGAGCTGCGAAAGATCT TCCTTAAAACCGGTCTCATCCCTTCTGCGTCTGGGTCCTCCTACCTTGAATTCGAACCATCAGCCTCTCTCTCCGCTGCGCGGACATCACCTAAATCCTTAATACCACCTTCTTCGTCCCTGAAACTGGCATGCACAGTACATGGACCTAAGCCACTCCCTCGATCCGCAACATTCTCTCCGAATCTCGTTCTCACCACTCACGTCAAATACGCACCATTCGCCGCCCGCAAGCGCAAAGGGCATATCCGCGACGCCAGCGAACGTGATCTCGGCGTACACTTAGAAACCGCTCTCCGGGGCGTGATTGTCGCAGAAAGATGGCCAAAGAGTGGCCTCGATATCACCATCACAATCCTAGAAGCGGAGGATGACCGGTGGTGGGCAGACGCACCCGACTCCCATGATGCGGCATGGGGGATGATGAATGTTCTCGCTGGATGCATCACGGCTGCTTCTGCGGCTATTTCTGATGCTCGTATTGATTGTCTTGATCTTGTCGCTGGAGGTGTGGCTGCCGTGGTTGCTGATGAACATGCCGATGGGAGCACCTCTGCTCCAAAGTTGATGCTTGACACGGATCCGGCAGAGCATCGATCAATATTATCGGCTTGTGTGGTTGCTTATATGCCTGCGCGGGATGAAATCACTGAGCTCTGGCTGAAGGGCGACAATTCAAAAGCGGCGGTTGGGACAGTAGACCGGAGCCTGAGTCACGAAACTTTGATAGACGGCGCTGTGGATGCAGCGCGAGGAGCACACTCGGTCCTCGCAGAGGCTGTTCGGGAATCAGCGATGCGTTTCGCTGGGTTATCGAATGGGGATTCTACGTAA